In a single window of the Halobacteriovorax sp. DA5 genome:
- a CDS encoding RNA methyltransferase translates to MKDNIYLGLVHHPIKNKRDDIVTTSVTNLDIHDIARSCRTFGIKNYFIVTPLEAQHKLVNRILGHWEEDDAGAYNPDRQDALAIARLVNSVEEGINKIKEIEGVDPLVCVTGANFESNNGVETDLINNARLDKKPIFLLFGTGWGLHAQVLERAHFALEPIFGGSADGYNHLSVRSAVAIYLDRLNSASETMK, encoded by the coding sequence ATGAAAGATAATATTTATCTAGGCTTAGTACACCACCCAATTAAAAATAAAAGAGATGATATTGTTACGACTTCAGTAACGAATCTTGATATACACGACATCGCAAGAAGTTGTCGTACTTTTGGGATTAAGAACTACTTTATTGTAACGCCACTAGAGGCCCAACATAAGTTAGTTAATAGAATCCTAGGACACTGGGAAGAAGATGATGCAGGAGCTTATAATCCTGATCGCCAAGATGCACTTGCTATTGCACGCCTAGTAAACTCTGTTGAAGAGGGAATCAATAAAATCAAAGAGATAGAAGGTGTTGATCCTTTGGTCTGTGTTACTGGAGCAAATTTTGAATCAAATAACGGTGTAGAAACTGACCTGATCAATAATGCGCGCCTTGACAAAAAGCCTATCTTCCTGTTATTTGGTACAGGATGGGGTCTTCATGCACAAGTACTCGAACGGGCACATTTTGCGCTTGAGCCAATTTTTGGTGGAAGTGCTGATGGGTATAATCACTTGTCTGTTCGCTCGGCAGTTGCCATCTATTTAGATCGACTGAATAGTGCCTCTGAGACCATGAAATAG
- the rplS gene encoding 50S ribosomal protein L19, translating to MNLVDVVNENYKNTNVESFPTFKTGDTVAVHARITEGQKSRIQIFQGVVIAMKEAGKLTGHFRVRKVSSGIGVERVFPFHSPNVEKIEIVQRGKSRRSKLYYLRDRSGKSARIAIDYDRK from the coding sequence ATGAATTTAGTAGACGTTGTAAATGAAAATTACAAGAACACAAACGTAGAATCATTCCCAACATTTAAAACTGGGGATACAGTTGCTGTTCACGCAAGAATCACTGAAGGTCAAAAATCTCGTATTCAGATTTTCCAAGGTGTAGTTATTGCAATGAAAGAAGCTGGAAAACTTACTGGTCACTTCAGAGTTAGAAAAGTTTCTTCTGGAATTGGTGTTGAAAGGGTATTCCCATTCCATTCACCAAACGTAGAAAAGATTGAGATCGTTCAAAGAGGTAAATCTAGAAGATCGAAACTTTACTACCTAAGAGATCGTTCAGGTAAATCTGCTCGTATCGCAATTGACTACGATAGAAAATAA
- the rimM gene encoding ribosome maturation factor RimM (Essential for efficient processing of 16S rRNA) has translation MKKNLENMVLLGTATRPHGIKGAFVFNLENKVNSVLENGSTFIAMPLSGSKISKDGEEKEIKTISFGNKVIAYLSGVDNRNITEDMLPFEIYVSRDIFPDIEDEDEFYMSDIVGLDVYDLEKEAVVGKVDKYFDNGAHIVLVTKVGGKFVDIPFVDHFVKLVNLEENRVECYIPHLM, from the coding sequence ATGAAGAAAAATTTAGAAAATATGGTTTTACTTGGTACGGCAACTAGGCCTCATGGAATTAAAGGTGCTTTTGTTTTTAATCTTGAAAATAAAGTGAATAGTGTCCTTGAAAATGGCTCAACTTTTATAGCTATGCCTTTAAGCGGAAGTAAAATAAGTAAAGATGGCGAAGAGAAAGAGATTAAAACAATTTCTTTTGGTAATAAAGTCATCGCATATTTAAGTGGTGTTGATAATCGTAATATTACAGAAGATATGCTTCCTTTTGAAATCTACGTAAGTCGAGATATTTTTCCTGATATTGAAGATGAGGATGAGTTTTACATGTCTGATATTGTCGGTCTTGATGTTTATGACTTAGAAAAAGAAGCGGTAGTGGGTAAAGTTGATAAGTACTTTGATAATGGAGCTCACATTGTTCTAGTGACAAAAGTAGGTGGCAAATTTGTGGATATCCCATTTGTTGATCATTTTGTTAAATTAGTTAATCTAGAAGAGAATCGTGTGGAATGCTATATTCCGCATCTAATGTAA
- a CDS encoding porin, producing MKKLMTVAATLVAIPAIAATATIDAPTIYGKLNRVALYTDNENSNRTSFSGFVDVDSSESRLGATGKWGTEGIEGTYVLEMGLNSSKSNSGNDYRIRMRQAAVGAKTSFGTFKMGQTYTPLDYVMLKSDPLSSTVASMAGSDTSARIDGAASGGLGFRYRARTDMFSYETPSMGGLTIALSTDRGNGNDNDPTANYGDTHYSGLVRYQRKMDKVDLDVYAGYDQWASASTEDSNYTLAGVNLGLGSFKINLGYSIENNDTTVADSEINRILAGITYMLNKNVFSVTYQNRDEKDLNNDYTQIAAHYRYMLNKNIDFNITYLTYEVDTGATQNDASMAAAGVQLKF from the coding sequence ATGAAAAAACTAATGACAGTTGCAGCTACGCTAGTTGCAATTCCAGCAATCGCGGCGACAGCAACAATTGATGCGCCAACAATTTACGGAAAATTAAACAGAGTTGCACTTTACACTGACAACGAAAACTCAAACAGAACTTCTTTTTCTGGCTTTGTAGACGTTGATTCTTCTGAGTCTAGACTAGGAGCTACAGGAAAATGGGGAACAGAAGGAATTGAAGGTACTTACGTACTTGAAATGGGCCTTAACTCAAGTAAATCAAACTCTGGTAATGATTACAGAATCAGAATGCGTCAAGCTGCAGTTGGAGCAAAGACTTCTTTTGGTACATTCAAGATGGGTCAAACATATACTCCACTTGATTATGTAATGCTAAAATCAGATCCACTAAGCTCAACAGTAGCTTCAATGGCCGGTTCTGATACTAGTGCTAGAATTGATGGAGCAGCATCAGGTGGTCTTGGTTTTAGATACCGTGCAAGAACAGACATGTTCTCTTACGAAACACCAAGTATGGGTGGTCTTACAATCGCTCTTTCAACAGATCGTGGAAATGGAAATGATAACGACCCAACAGCTAACTACGGCGATACACATTACTCAGGTCTAGTAAGATACCAAAGAAAAATGGATAAGGTAGATCTAGACGTTTACGCTGGTTATGACCAATGGGCAAGTGCTTCAACTGAAGATAGCAACTACACTCTAGCTGGTGTAAATCTTGGACTAGGAAGCTTCAAGATCAATCTAGGTTACAGTATTGAAAATAACGACACGACAGTAGCTGATAGCGAAATTAATCGTATTCTTGCTGGTATCACTTATATGCTAAATAAGAATGTTTTCTCTGTTACTTACCAAAATCGTGATGAGAAAGATCTTAATAATGACTACACTCAAATTGCAGCTCACTACAGATATATGCTTAATAAGAATATTGACTTCAATATCACTTACCTAACATATGAAGTTGATACTGGTGCAACACAAAATGATGCATCAATGGCAGCAGCTGGTGTTCAATTAAAATTCTAA
- the rsmI gene encoding 16S rRNA (cytidine(1402)-2'-O)-methyltransferase: MKLTLVTTPIGNLGDITENMRQAFVSCDLVLAEDTRVFRSLLSKLEIERSDLKVVSFNDHSQDRLKYFLDLIRSAQHPILVSDAGSPIISDPGHILVKELINEGGEVTSVAGPSAVTVALELSGMAPNPFCFYGFLPRKKGEISAKFQQAYQTNVTSLFFESPHRIHGTLEQLSQEFPEAQVSVCRELTKKFEECVRFKAQEFKTDLINAKGEFVLVVSWPKLEAGATASNEEFEKLAQNYLGKQTPKNLAKLLSKITNRKTQEIYQELTSK, from the coding sequence TTGAAACTGACTCTAGTAACAACACCAATAGGAAACCTTGGAGATATAACTGAGAATATGCGTCAGGCATTTGTGAGTTGTGATCTCGTTTTGGCCGAGGATACTCGTGTTTTTCGCTCACTCTTATCAAAATTAGAAATAGAGCGTTCAGATTTAAAAGTTGTCTCATTTAATGATCATTCACAGGATCGTCTTAAGTATTTTCTTGATTTAATCAGATCGGCACAACACCCAATTCTTGTCTCTGATGCTGGAAGTCCTATCATTTCTGATCCAGGGCATATTCTAGTGAAAGAGCTCATTAATGAAGGCGGTGAGGTTACATCAGTAGCAGGGCCTAGTGCAGTTACTGTTGCACTTGAGTTAAGTGGAATGGCACCAAATCCATTCTGTTTTTATGGATTTCTTCCACGAAAAAAAGGTGAGATTTCGGCAAAATTCCAACAAGCATATCAGACAAATGTAACATCTTTATTCTTCGAATCACCACATCGTATTCATGGGACACTAGAGCAATTGTCACAAGAATTTCCAGAAGCGCAGGTAAGCGTTTGTCGCGAATTAACAAAGAAGTTTGAAGAGTGTGTACGCTTTAAAGCACAAGAATTTAAAACTGATTTGATTAATGCAAAAGGTGAGTTTGTTTTGGTTGTTTCATGGCCTAAGCTAGAAGCTGGAGCAACAGCATCTAATGAAGAATTTGAAAAGTTGGCCCAAAATTATCTCGGTAAGCAAACGCCGAAAAACCTTGCAAAACTTCTTTCAAAGATTACAAATCGAAAAACACAAGAGATTTATCAAGAGCTTACTTCTAAATAA
- the trmD gene encoding tRNA (guanosine(37)-N1)-methyltransferase TrmD: MKKVWVLTLFPQFFTAFKDSGVIGKFLGSEVEFNPLYLGDFSPKSFKGVDGAPYGGGPGMVIRADVLERGINHILETESLDKSQLEIIYTSPRGDVFNNEEAKLLAKDFQQNNKQYVFICGRYEGIDERFISQYVTKIISLGDYVLSGGELAVMTIVDAMMRFLPKALGNEDSAILDSFEDGLIEGPVYTRPSEFNGIKVPDVLLEGNHKLIDEFNHSKKLEYTKKYRPDLYKAYMRNKD, translated from the coding sequence ATGAAGAAAGTTTGGGTCCTTACATTATTTCCACAATTTTTCACTGCCTTTAAAGATAGTGGAGTCATTGGTAAGTTCTTAGGTAGTGAAGTTGAGTTTAACCCTCTTTACCTTGGAGACTTTTCACCAAAGAGTTTTAAAGGTGTTGATGGAGCTCCGTATGGCGGAGGGCCTGGAATGGTTATTCGCGCAGATGTTTTAGAGCGTGGAATTAATCATATCCTAGAGACAGAATCTCTTGATAAGTCTCAGTTAGAGATTATTTATACTTCTCCTCGTGGTGATGTTTTTAATAACGAGGAAGCCAAGTTGTTAGCAAAAGACTTTCAACAAAATAATAAGCAGTATGTTTTTATTTGTGGGCGATATGAAGGGATTGATGAGCGCTTCATTTCTCAGTATGTAACTAAAATAATTTCTCTTGGAGATTATGTGTTATCTGGTGGAGAGTTGGCCGTCATGACTATTGTTGATGCTATGATGAGGTTTTTGCCTAAAGCTCTTGGGAATGAAGATAGCGCAATTCTTGATTCTTTTGAAGATGGACTTATTGAAGGTCCAGTTTATACAAGGCCTTCTGAGTTTAATGGCATAAAAGTTCCCGACGTTTTACTCGAGGGAAATCATAAGTTGATTGATGAGTTCAATCACAGTAAAAAACTAGAATATACAAAGAAGTATAGGCCAGATTTGTATAAAGCCTATATGAGAAATAAAGATTAA
- a CDS encoding ribonuclease HII: MFESQFVDNHKFILATDEVGRGPLAGPVVTCAVKVSIDNLKSLVERLDSVGVTDSKKLTLKKMESILKELGVEKFSKFNEHELFQYSVEKVAPKKIDELNIFQASLFGMKKSCHNLLCDSSSVVLVDGKFPFSSKKINDIHPIIKGDSKSSLIGLASIIAKVCRDHLMTREAKKYPHYGFEKNAGYPTAVHRKAIEDYGITPIHRKSFKGVKEFVTQENS, from the coding sequence ATGTTCGAATCACAGTTTGTCGATAACCATAAATTTATCTTAGCAACAGATGAAGTAGGTAGAGGACCTCTTGCTGGCCCTGTTGTAACCTGTGCTGTAAAGGTATCAATTGATAACTTGAAGTCTCTCGTCGAAAGGCTAGACTCAGTTGGTGTGACAGATTCTAAAAAATTAACACTTAAAAAAATGGAGAGTATTCTCAAAGAATTGGGGGTAGAGAAGTTTTCAAAATTCAATGAACATGAACTATTTCAATACAGTGTTGAGAAAGTTGCGCCAAAAAAAATTGATGAACTCAATATCTTTCAGGCGAGTTTATTTGGAATGAAAAAAAGCTGTCATAATCTTCTTTGTGATTCAAGTTCAGTCGTTCTTGTTGATGGAAAGTTTCCATTCTCTTCAAAAAAAATTAACGATATTCATCCGATTATTAAAGGTGACTCAAAATCATCACTCATTGGACTTGCTTCAATCATTGCAAAAGTGTGTCGTGACCACCTTATGACAAGAGAGGCGAAAAAATATCCTCATTACGGATTTGAAAAAAATGCTGGTTATCCAACGGCCGTCCATCGCAAGGCCATAGAAGATTATGGTATCACCCCGATTCATCGAAAATCATTCAAAGGGGTAAAAGAATTTGTCACTCAGGAAAATAGCTAA
- a CDS encoding STAS domain-containing protein yields the protein MTMQARVRTDSTGNITVHIEGGMDYENIIPLKQELATITNTHPTSLITLDLTALNFVGSSGIGVFVDTIKALNKRRDQVRLSNVAPEFLKVFKIYNFDAMDILINEFETDDTELSQFYGQRKRTFQN from the coding sequence ATGACAATGCAAGCAAGAGTACGTACAGATTCAACAGGAAATATCACTGTTCATATCGAAGGTGGAATGGATTATGAAAATATCATTCCTCTTAAGCAAGAGTTAGCTACAATCACTAACACTCACCCTACTTCATTAATCACTCTTGACCTGACGGCCCTTAACTTTGTTGGCTCTTCAGGAATTGGTGTATTCGTTGATACAATCAAAGCATTAAATAAAAGACGTGATCAAGTTAGACTTTCAAATGTTGCGCCAGAGTTTTTAAAAGTTTTCAAAATCTATAACTTTGATGCAATGGATATTCTAATTAACGAATTCGAAACTGACGATACAGAGCTTTCACAATTCTACGGTCAGAGAAAACGTACTTTTCAGAACTGA
- a CDS encoding 3',5'-cyclic-nucleotide phosphodiesterase, protein MIVKVIGGHGGVSPQCRATSYLVDDKLLIDAGSVATGISVKEQINIDNILISHSHLDHISDLAFLADNCFGLKDDPFYIWTSNEVQTSIQKHLLNDEIWPDFTKLPTKDDPTLKFLNIENGETKKIGEYTVHAIKVNHFAGSLGFIIEKGDCAIIFTQDTGPTNAIWQKAKTIKNIKAIFSEVSFPNSYEQLAKDSRHHTAQTMGLEIAKMPKDIPIYLGHLKPNYLDQLTKEIEKINTHGRINIIGSENKSYQF, encoded by the coding sequence ATGATCGTTAAAGTCATTGGAGGCCACGGTGGGGTCTCACCACAGTGTCGGGCCACATCGTACTTGGTGGATGATAAATTATTAATTGATGCAGGATCTGTTGCAACAGGTATCAGTGTAAAAGAACAGATAAATATAGATAATATACTTATCTCACACTCTCATCTTGATCATATTTCTGACTTAGCATTTTTGGCCGATAATTGTTTTGGTTTAAAAGATGACCCATTTTATATTTGGACATCTAACGAGGTTCAAACAAGTATTCAAAAGCATCTTTTAAATGATGAAATTTGGCCGGATTTTACTAAGCTTCCAACTAAAGATGATCCAACTCTTAAGTTTTTAAATATTGAAAATGGCGAAACAAAGAAAATTGGAGAGTATACAGTTCACGCAATTAAAGTGAATCACTTTGCAGGCTCTCTTGGCTTTATTATCGAAAAAGGTGATTGTGCAATCATCTTTACACAAGACACCGGGCCTACAAATGCAATCTGGCAAAAGGCCAAAACAATCAAGAATATTAAAGCAATCTTTTCTGAGGTTAGTTTCCCTAATTCTTATGAACAGTTGGCCAAGGATAGTCGTCACCATACTGCGCAGACGATGGGGCTTGAGATCGCAAAGATGCCTAAAGATATTCCAATTTACTTAGGGCATCTAAAGCCAAATTACTTAGACCAGTTAACGAAAGAAATTGAAAAAATTAATACTCATGGACGAATTAATATTATTGGTTCTGAGAATAAGAGCTATCAATTTTAA
- a CDS encoding glycosyltransferase family 9 protein, with product MKLDQIKSIAIMRTSALGDIIWTLPMLNRIRKALPKAKIYFITSNTFAPLIEGIEDIELIRIDKPKKLKDYFKLKSVFAPYNFDVLLCTQANLRINFIYPFIKAKRKIGFDSKRGRDLQKIFINESIPFKKEHSVDAFLGFADYLGINSNEIEFNLPFTTEEVSQLPPKDFIVIHPKASSLQRTWSTKRYIELSNKIKELHNIPIVLTGIPSDKDICDSIEQESQADIMNLCGKTSLNGLKNVFLKARMVIAPDSGPAHMAAALNTPVIGLYTAVPPEYTGPFGQIENCINAYPRALEHYFHKTENDVPWRFRIKEDDMMNLITVEEVLEKVNSILK from the coding sequence ATGAAATTAGATCAAATTAAATCAATCGCTATTATGCGAACATCTGCCCTTGGGGACATTATTTGGACACTTCCAATGCTTAATCGCATTCGCAAGGCCCTTCCAAAAGCTAAGATATATTTTATAACGAGCAATACCTTTGCCCCTTTAATCGAAGGAATTGAGGATATTGAACTTATAAGAATTGATAAGCCAAAGAAGTTAAAAGACTACTTTAAATTAAAAAGTGTATTTGCCCCTTACAACTTTGATGTACTTCTATGTACACAGGCAAACCTTAGAATTAATTTTATCTACCCATTTATAAAAGCTAAGAGAAAAATTGGCTTTGACTCAAAAAGAGGACGTGATCTACAAAAAATATTCATCAATGAATCAATCCCTTTCAAGAAGGAGCATTCTGTAGACGCTTTTTTAGGCTTCGCTGATTACTTAGGAATCAATTCAAACGAAATCGAATTCAACTTACCTTTTACGACTGAAGAAGTTTCACAACTTCCTCCAAAAGACTTTATCGTTATACATCCAAAAGCTTCTTCACTTCAAAGAACTTGGTCCACAAAGCGCTACATCGAGCTTTCAAACAAAATAAAAGAACTACATAATATACCAATTGTACTAACTGGAATTCCAAGCGATAAAGATATATGTGATTCTATTGAACAAGAATCACAGGCCGATATCATGAATCTATGTGGGAAAACATCTCTTAATGGACTTAAGAATGTCTTTTTAAAAGCTAGAATGGTGATTGCTCCAGACTCTGGACCTGCCCATATGGCAGCAGCGCTAAATACACCGGTAATAGGTCTATATACGGCCGTACCTCCAGAATACACTGGACCATTCGGTCAAATAGAAAACTGTATTAATGCCTATCCTAGGGCCTTAGAACACTACTTTCATAAAACAGAGAACGATGTCCCTTGGCGCTTTCGTATAAAAGAAGATGATATGATGAATCTTATTACTGTTGAGGAAGTACTTGAAAAGGTAAATTCAATCTTGAAGTAG